One window of Flavobacterium ammonificans genomic DNA carries:
- a CDS encoding outer membrane beta-barrel protein: MKKVIIILVLVLTSSYLFAQDTPLEFSGSVDAYWKYDFAKTENIQTSFATDHNSLSLGMIDLVLKKKTGKTSFVGEVSFGPRGAGQSIPDVEGQSFHIQNLYSTYAATDKLSLTAGYMGTFIGYELISPVSNFHYSTSYLFTSGPFQNAGIKANYVVSSKVSVMVGLFNDQWNAYKAIPEFGLNAFGAQLSVTPAEGFTAYFNLLTGSQSGTIVDLTAAYQLSPKFKLGLNGADYSGVETGTGYSGIALYPSLSLSDSFALGLRAESFKSKTTDTSVAAFTLSANLKSGGLTFIPEIRLDSASEKDFYLANGNPTKSASQFALAMVYGF, translated from the coding sequence ATGAAAAAAGTAATTATCATTTTAGTTTTAGTTTTAACAAGTAGTTATTTATTCGCTCAAGATACTCCACTTGAATTTTCAGGATCTGTAGATGCGTATTGGAAATATGATTTCGCCAAAACTGAAAATATTCAAACAAGTTTTGCAACAGATCATAATTCATTATCATTAGGAATGATTGACTTGGTATTAAAAAAGAAAACAGGAAAGACTTCATTTGTTGGAGAGGTTTCTTTTGGTCCTCGAGGCGCGGGACAATCTATACCAGATGTTGAAGGACAATCTTTTCATATTCAAAATTTATATTCGACCTATGCAGCAACTGATAAGTTAAGTTTAACCGCAGGTTACATGGGAACTTTTATAGGTTATGAGTTAATTTCTCCAGTATCTAATTTTCATTACTCTACTTCGTATTTATTTACATCAGGTCCATTTCAAAATGCAGGAATTAAAGCAAACTATGTAGTTTCAAGTAAAGTTTCAGTTATGGTTGGTTTGTTCAACGATCAATGGAACGCTTACAAGGCTATTCCAGAATTTGGTTTGAATGCTTTTGGAGCACAATTATCAGTTACGCCAGCCGAAGGATTCACTGCTTATTTCAATTTGTTGACTGGTTCTCAAAGCGGCACTATAGTGGATCTGACTGCCGCATATCAACTATCACCAAAATTCAAATTAGGATTAAATGGCGCAGATTATTCAGGTGTTGAAACAGGAACTGGGTATTCTGGAATTGCACTGTATCCTTCTCTATCGCTTTCTGATAGTTTTGCTTTAGGATTACGTGCTGAGTCTTTTAAATCGAAGACAACCGATACCTCTGTTGCCGCATTCACTTTGTCAGCCAACTTAAAATCAGGAGGGCTAACTTTTATTCCTGAGATACGATTAGACAGTGCCTCTGAGAAAGATTTTTATTTGGCTAATGGTAATCCTACAAAATCAGCTTCTCAGTTTGCTTTGGCAATGGTATATGGTTTTTAA
- the proS gene encoding proline--tRNA ligase, producing MSKNLTTRSEDYSKWYNELVVKADLAENSGVRGCMVIKPYGYAIWEKMQGELDRMFKETGHSNAYFPLFVPKSMFEAEEKNAEGFAKECAIVTHYRLKNDPDKPGKLMVDPNAKLEEELIVRPTSEAIIWSTYKGWVQSYRDLPLLINQWANVVRWEMRTRLFLRTAEFLWQEGHTAHATRQEAIEESERMMNVYADFAENFLAIPVVKGLKTETERFAGADETYCIEALMQDGKALQAGTSHFLGQNFAKAFDVKFANAEGKQEYVWGTSWGVSTRLMGALVMTHSDDNGLVLPPNLAPIQVVIVPIYKSDEELDKITLVVNDLMAQFKKLNISVKFDNRTTQKPGFKFAEWELKGVPVRIAVGPKDLENGTFEVARRDTLSKEIVAKDGIVNYISDLLETIQNDLFQRALEYRKDHITEVNSFEEFKEVLESKGGFISAHWDGTPETEEKIKDLTKATIRCIPLDRVEEQGKCVFSGSESAGRVLFAKAY from the coding sequence ATGAGTAAGAACCTTACTACGCGATCAGAAGATTATTCAAAATGGTATAATGAATTAGTTGTTAAAGCTGATTTAGCCGAAAATTCAGGAGTTAGAGGTTGTATGGTAATCAAACCCTACGGCTATGCTATTTGGGAAAAAATGCAAGGGGAGCTAGATCGAATGTTTAAAGAGACTGGGCATAGTAATGCTTATTTCCCTCTATTTGTACCGAAGAGTATGTTTGAGGCTGAAGAAAAAAATGCAGAAGGCTTTGCCAAAGAATGTGCTATTGTTACTCACTATAGGTTGAAGAACGACCCGGATAAGCCTGGGAAATTGATGGTTGATCCCAATGCTAAATTAGAAGAAGAATTAATTGTTCGTCCAACTAGTGAGGCAATTATATGGTCTACATATAAAGGATGGGTGCAATCGTATCGTGATTTGCCATTGTTAATTAATCAATGGGCGAATGTAGTTCGATGGGAAATGAGAACACGTTTGTTTTTGAGAACTGCTGAATTTTTATGGCAAGAAGGGCATACGGCTCACGCAACTCGTCAGGAGGCAATAGAAGAATCAGAACGAATGATGAATGTGTACGCTGATTTTGCTGAGAATTTCTTAGCAATTCCGGTGGTTAAAGGATTGAAAACAGAGACAGAACGTTTTGCAGGAGCAGATGAAACGTACTGTATTGAAGCATTAATGCAAGATGGAAAGGCACTACAGGCTGGAACATCTCATTTTCTAGGTCAAAATTTTGCCAAAGCTTTTGATGTTAAGTTTGCCAATGCTGAAGGAAAGCAAGAATACGTTTGGGGAACTTCTTGGGGAGTTTCAACTCGATTGATGGGAGCATTGGTAATGACGCATTCGGATGACAACGGATTAGTTTTGCCACCTAACTTAGCACCAATTCAAGTGGTAATTGTTCCTATATACAAGTCAGATGAAGAATTAGATAAAATTACTTTGGTTGTTAATGATTTAATGGCTCAGTTTAAAAAACTTAACATCTCAGTTAAATTTGATAACAGAACTACTCAAAAGCCAGGATTTAAATTTGCTGAATGGGAATTAAAAGGGGTTCCAGTTCGTATTGCTGTTGGACCTAAAGATCTAGAAAATGGAACTTTTGAAGTAGCGAGAAGAGATACTTTGAGTAAAGAAATAGTTGCTAAAGACGGAATCGTAAATTACATCAGCGACTTATTAGAAACAATTCAGAATGATTTATTCCAACGTGCATTAGAATATAGAAAAGATCATATTACTGAAGTAAACTCTTTTGAAGAATTTAAAGAGGTATTGGAAAGTAAAGGCGGCTTTATTTCGGCGCATTGGGATGGTACTCCTGAAACTGAAGAAAAAATCAAAGATTTAACCAAAGCAACTATCCGTTGTATCCCTTTAGATAGAGTAGAGGAGCAAGGAAAGTGCGTGTTCTCAGGTTCGGAATCTGCTGGTAGAGTGTTGTTTGCGAAAGCCTATTAA
- the rimO gene encoding 30S ribosomal protein S12 methylthiotransferase RimO codes for MRTKSLKKNKINVITLGCSKNIYDSEVLMGQLRASGKEVEHEAPEAEEGNIIVINTCGFIDNAKAESVNMILEYADKKERGLVDKVFVTGCLSERYRPDLEKEIPNIDQFFGTTELPQLLKALGADYKHELLGERLTTTPKNYAYLKIAEGCDRPCSFCAIPLMRGKHVSQPIEKLVKEAEGLARDGVKELILIAQDLTYYGLDIYKKRNLAELLEALVKVEGIEWIRLHYAFPTGFPMDVLEIMKREPKICNYIDIPLQHISDSILKSMKRGTTQAKTTQLLKDFRAAVPGMAIRTTLIVGYPGETQEDFEILKDFVQEMKFDRMGCFAYSHEENTSAYLLEDNVPDDVKKERANEIMELQSQISWDLNQEKVGQTFKCIIDRKEGGHFVGRTEFDSPDVDNEVLIDATKYYLKTGEFASIKITEATEFDLYGEPA; via the coding sequence ATGAGAACAAAGTCTTTAAAGAAAAATAAAATCAATGTGATTACCCTGGGATGTTCCAAAAACATCTATGATAGTGAAGTTTTAATGGGTCAACTTCGAGCTAGCGGCAAAGAAGTAGAACATGAAGCACCTGAAGCAGAAGAAGGTAATATTATTGTAATTAACACTTGTGGATTTATTGATAACGCAAAAGCTGAATCAGTAAATATGATTTTAGAATATGCCGATAAAAAAGAGCGCGGATTAGTAGATAAAGTTTTTGTGACTGGATGTTTATCTGAACGTTATCGCCCTGATTTAGAAAAAGAAATTCCAAATATAGATCAGTTTTTTGGCACCACTGAATTACCTCAACTATTGAAGGCTTTAGGAGCTGATTATAAGCACGAATTATTAGGGGAACGTTTGACTACTACGCCAAAAAATTATGCCTATTTAAAAATTGCGGAAGGTTGTGACAGACCATGTAGTTTCTGTGCTATTCCATTAATGCGTGGAAAACACGTTTCGCAACCCATTGAAAAATTAGTTAAAGAAGCTGAAGGTTTAGCTCGTGATGGTGTAAAAGAATTAATTTTGATTGCTCAAGATTTAACCTATTATGGTCTTGACATTTACAAAAAAAGAAACTTAGCCGAACTATTAGAAGCTTTAGTTAAAGTAGAAGGAATTGAATGGATTCGATTGCATTATGCCTTCCCTACCGGTTTTCCAATGGACGTTTTGGAAATTATGAAACGTGAACCAAAAATTTGTAATTATATCGATATTCCATTGCAACACATTTCTGATTCAATACTAAAATCCATGAAACGTGGGACAACTCAAGCTAAAACAACTCAATTATTGAAAGATTTTAGAGCAGCAGTTCCAGGAATGGCAATTAGAACCACCTTAATTGTTGGTTATCCTGGGGAAACTCAAGAAGATTTTGAAATCTTGAAAGATTTTGTTCAAGAAATGAAGTTTGACCGAATGGGATGTTTTGCCTACTCACACGAAGAAAACACTTCGGCATATTTGCTTGAAGATAATGTCCCAGATGATGTAAAAAAAGAGCGTGCCAACGAAATCATGGAACTGCAATCGCAAATTTCTTGGGATTTGAACCAAGAAAAAGTGGGTCAAACTTTTAAATGCATCATTGACAGAAAAGAAGGCGGACACTTTGTAGGGCGAACTGAATTTGATAGCCCTGATGTAGATAATGAAGTATTAATTGATGCGACCAAATATTATTTAAAAACTGGTGAGTTTGCTTCTATTAAAATTACAGAGGCTACCGAGTTTGATTTGTACGGCGAACCTGCATAA
- a CDS encoding N-acetylmuramoyl-L-alanine amidase produces MKKLFIYSLFFGVLVSCKSNIYRNESDSIRKQFRKVKKTIFHKESVPLSNGKNPEWINTVNFNLRKPNFIILHHTAQNSLEQTIRTFTLSRTQVSAHYVISDDGKVVQMLNDYLRAWHGGNAIWGKNTDINSASIGIELDNNGSEPFSEEQISSLIALLTRLKKEYNIPTTNIIAHSDIAPSRKSDPSAFFPWKRLSELGFGIWPDAAIENAPENFDAILALRIIGYDTRNLSAAIRAFKLHYIQNEVDDVLNEKTINTIYSIYKKQ; encoded by the coding sequence ATGAAAAAATTATTTATTTATTCATTATTTTTTGGTGTATTGGTATCATGCAAAAGCAACATTTATAGAAATGAAAGTGATAGCATACGAAAACAATTTAGAAAAGTAAAGAAAACAATCTTTCACAAGGAATCTGTCCCTCTATCGAATGGCAAAAATCCGGAATGGATCAATACGGTCAATTTCAATTTACGAAAACCTAATTTTATAATCCTTCATCATACCGCTCAGAACTCTTTAGAACAAACCATAAGAACATTTACGCTATCTAGAACACAAGTAAGTGCGCACTATGTAATTAGTGATGATGGGAAAGTAGTTCAAATGCTTAATGACTATTTAAGGGCTTGGCATGGCGGAAATGCAATATGGGGAAAAAACACCGATATTAATTCAGCATCAATAGGAATTGAATTAGACAATAACGGTTCAGAACCATTTTCTGAAGAACAAATAAGTAGTTTAATCGCTTTACTTACTCGATTAAAAAAAGAATACAATATTCCAACAACAAATATAATTGCCCACTCTGATATAGCACCTTCAAGAAAATCAGACCCAAGTGCGTTTTTTCCATGGAAAAGACTATCGGAATTAGGCTTTGGTATTTGGCCTGATGCCGCTATTGAAAATGCTCCTGAGAATTTTGATGCGATACTTGCTTTACGCATAATTGGTTATGATACTCGAAATTTATCAGCAGCCATAAGAGCATTTAAACTCCATTATATTCAAAATGAAGTGGACGATGTATTGAATGAAAAAACGATAAATACAATTTACTCTATTTACAAAAAGCAATAA
- a CDS encoding OmpP1/FadL family transporter — protein MKKYIFILILALSITNLNAQEVRDAVRYAQDNINGTARFRGMSGAFGALGGDLSAINVNPAGSAIFSNNQLSFSINTTSINNNSNYFGTQSNKKDNSSDLNQAGGVFVFKNQSQSSNWKKFSVAINYENTNNLNNSTFSAGVNPTNSIDSYFLNYANGVPLSTLEDSDYQDLGHGAQQAFLGYQAYVINPVNTNANNRAYTSNVPRGGNYFQENSVVSNGYNGKLSFNAATSYKDKLFIGLNLNSHFTDYRQTSRFYEDNNAPLTSRYTISRLQFDNELYTYGTGFSFQLGAIAKVTNELRLGLAYESSTWHRLNDEFSQKLVGVSANTTEELAPDVVDPNITNFYEPYRLQTPSKITGSLAYIFGKKGLLSVDCSRRNYGNTQFKPVNDAYFAGINNAISNLLTSANELRIGAEYRIQAWSLRGGYRYEQSPYKNKTTVGDLTGYSTGFGYNFGGTKLDLSYASFSRNNQQGFFEQGLTDGAKINSKNNTVTLTLLFEL, from the coding sequence ATGAAAAAATATATATTCATTCTAATTTTAGCACTTTCAATTACCAATTTGAATGCACAAGAGGTAAGAGATGCTGTTCGATATGCACAAGACAATATAAATGGAACTGCTCGTTTTAGAGGAATGAGTGGAGCATTTGGTGCTCTTGGGGGAGACTTGTCTGCAATTAATGTTAATCCTGCAGGATCTGCTATTTTTTCGAATAATCAATTGAGTTTTTCGATAAACACCACTTCAATTAATAACAATTCAAATTATTTTGGCACACAATCAAATAAAAAAGATAATTCATCTGATTTGAATCAAGCTGGTGGTGTCTTTGTGTTCAAAAATCAATCGCAATCCAGCAATTGGAAAAAGTTTTCTGTGGCTATCAACTATGAAAACACCAATAATCTTAACAATTCAACCTTTTCGGCTGGAGTAAATCCAACTAATTCTATTGATTCTTACTTTTTGAATTATGCAAACGGTGTCCCATTAAGCACACTTGAAGATTCTGATTACCAAGATTTAGGTCATGGCGCTCAACAAGCATTTTTGGGCTATCAAGCTTATGTCATTAATCCAGTAAACACTAATGCTAATAACAGAGCATATACATCGAATGTTCCAAGAGGTGGGAATTATTTTCAGGAAAACTCAGTAGTGAGTAATGGCTATAATGGTAAGCTTTCATTTAACGCAGCAACATCTTATAAAGACAAATTGTTCATCGGATTGAACTTAAACTCTCATTTTACAGATTACAGACAGACTTCTCGATTTTACGAAGACAATAACGCTCCATTAACTTCTAGATACACCATTTCAAGATTACAATTTGATAACGAATTATATACTTATGGTACTGGATTTTCATTTCAATTAGGAGCTATTGCAAAAGTAACTAATGAATTACGATTAGGATTAGCTTATGAATCTTCGACATGGCACAGATTAAATGATGAGTTTAGCCAAAAATTAGTGGGTGTTAGTGCTAACACTACTGAAGAACTTGCACCAGATGTTGTCGATCCTAATATCACTAATTTTTACGAGCCATACCGACTACAAACTCCAAGTAAAATTACAGGAAGTCTTGCCTATATTTTTGGAAAGAAAGGTTTGCTTAGTGTGGATTGCTCCAGAAGAAATTATGGTAATACCCAATTTAAACCGGTTAATGACGCCTATTTTGCAGGGATAAACAATGCTATTTCGAACTTGCTAACTAGTGCAAATGAATTGCGAATTGGTGCGGAATATAGAATTCAAGCATGGAGTTTAAGAGGAGGTTACCGCTACGAACAAAGTCCTTATAAAAACAAAACCACAGTTGGAGATTTAACTGGCTATTCGACCGGTTTTGGATACAATTTTGGCGGTACTAAATTAGATTTATCGTATGCCTCATTTAGTAGAAATAATCAACAAGGTTTTTTTGAACAAGGATTAACCGATGGAGCCAAAATCAATTCAAAAAACAATACGGTAACTTTAACGCTGTTGTTTGAATTGTAA
- a CDS encoding acyl-CoA carboxylase subunit beta yields the protein MESKIKIVQDKIAEAHLGGGKNRIAKQHSNKKLTARERIDYLLDEGTFEEIGMLVTHRTTDFGIEKEVYLGDGVVTGYGNINGRLVYVFAQDFTVFGGSLSETHAEKICKVMDMALKVGAPMIGLNDSGGARIQEGVRSLGGYADIFYRNVQASGIIPQISAIMGPCAGGAVYSPAMTDFTMMVEDTSYMFVTGPNVVKTVTNETVTSEELGGASTHSTKSGVAHCTSANDVECLEDVKRLLSYLPQSNKEKPKNLAYELNDEVREKLLTIIPDNPNKPYDMHEVISGIIDEDSFFEIHKNFAENIIVGFSRIGGRSVGIIANQPMILAGVLDVNSSIKAARFTRFCDCFNIPLLVLVDVPGFLPGTDQEWNGIIVHGAKLLYALSEATVPRVTVITRKAYGGAYDVMNSKHIGADMNFAWPTAEIAVMGAKGASEIIFKKEINEANDPAAKLLEKEAEYADLFANPYTAAQRGFVDEVILPQDTRKKLIKAFSMLENKESVLPKRKHGNIPL from the coding sequence ATGGAATCAAAAATAAAAATAGTACAAGATAAAATTGCTGAAGCTCATTTGGGCGGAGGAAAGAACAGAATTGCTAAACAACATTCAAATAAAAAGTTAACGGCTAGAGAACGTATTGATTATTTGTTGGACGAAGGCACATTTGAAGAAATCGGAATGTTGGTTACACACCGTACAACTGATTTCGGGATCGAGAAAGAGGTGTATTTAGGAGATGGAGTGGTTACCGGATATGGAAATATTAATGGTAGACTAGTTTATGTCTTTGCGCAAGATTTTACTGTTTTTGGAGGATCATTGTCTGAAACGCATGCCGAGAAAATTTGCAAAGTAATGGATATGGCGCTAAAAGTGGGTGCGCCCATGATTGGTTTAAACGATTCAGGTGGTGCGCGTATCCAAGAGGGTGTTCGTTCATTAGGTGGTTATGCTGATATTTTTTACAGAAACGTTCAAGCTTCTGGAATAATTCCGCAAATTTCAGCGATTATGGGTCCTTGTGCTGGGGGAGCGGTTTATTCGCCTGCGATGACAGATTTTACGATGATGGTGGAAGATACCAGCTATATGTTTGTTACAGGGCCTAATGTAGTTAAAACTGTAACTAATGAAACCGTAACTTCTGAAGAGTTAGGAGGGGCAAGTACTCATTCAACCAAATCTGGAGTGGCACATTGTACGTCGGCGAATGATGTAGAATGTTTAGAAGATGTAAAGCGATTATTGAGTTATTTACCTCAATCCAATAAAGAAAAACCTAAAAATCTTGCTTATGAGCTTAATGATGAAGTAAGAGAAAAATTATTGACTATAATTCCAGATAATCCAAATAAGCCGTATGATATGCACGAAGTAATTTCGGGTATTATTGACGAAGATTCGTTTTTTGAAATTCATAAAAACTTTGCAGAGAATATTATTGTAGGTTTTTCACGAATTGGCGGCCGTAGTGTTGGTATTATTGCTAATCAGCCTATGATTTTAGCTGGTGTATTGGATGTGAATTCATCGATCAAGGCAGCACGATTTACTCGTTTTTGCGATTGTTTTAATATTCCTTTATTAGTATTAGTAGATGTTCCGGGATTTTTACCAGGAACTGATCAAGAATGGAATGGTATTATTGTGCACGGGGCTAAATTGTTGTACGCTTTAAGTGAGGCTACGGTACCAAGAGTAACCGTGATTACGCGAAAAGCATATGGAGGGGCTTATGATGTAATGAACTCCAAACACATTGGTGCTGATATGAATTTTGCTTGGCCTACAGCCGAAATTGCAGTAATGGGTGCCAAAGGGGCTAGTGAGATTATCTTTAAAAAAGAAATTAATGAAGCAAACGACCCTGCGGCTAAGTTGTTAGAGAAAGAAGCGGAATATGCCGATTTGTTTGCGAATCCTTATACAGCTGCACAGAGAGGTTTTGTTGATGAGGTAATTTTACCACAAGACACACGCAAAAAATTAATAAAAGCCTTTAGCATGTTAGAAAATAAAGAAAGTGTATTGCCAAAACGCAAACATGGAAACATTCCTTTATAG
- the typA gene encoding translational GTPase TypA: protein MESIRNIAIIAHVDHGKTTLVDKIMYHCQLFRDNENTGDLILDNNDLERERGITITSKNVSVVYKGTKINIIDTPGHADFGGEVERVLNMADGVCLLVDAFEGPMPQTRFVLQKAIDLGLKPCVVINKVDKENCTPEEVHEKVFDLMFELGATEEQLDFPTVYGSAKNNWMSDDFRNQTENIEPLLDMVISNVPAPKVSEGTPQMLITSLDFSSFTGRIAIGRLERGVLKEGMPISLCKRDGSVLKSRIKELHTFEGLGRKKVTEVVAGDICAIIGVEGFEIGDTIADNENPEALQTIAIDEPTMSMLFTINDSPFFGKEGKFVTSRHIRERLTKELEKNLAMKLGETDSADKFMVFGRGVLHLSVLIETMRREGYELQIGQPQVIIKEIDGKKCEPIEELTIDLPESLSGRAVEFVTLRKGEMLSMETKGERMIIKFNIPSRGIIGLRNQLLTATAGEAIMSHRFIGYEPFKGEISGRNKGSLISMEKGKAIPYSIDKLQDRGKFFVEPNAEIYEGQVIGENSRGDDMCVNVTKEKKQSNVRSSGNDEKARIIPPIIFSLEEALEYIQKDEYVEVTPKSIRLRKIYLTETDRKRFKI, encoded by the coding sequence ATGGAATCTATTAGAAACATTGCAATTATTGCCCACGTTGACCACGGTAAAACCACTTTGGTTGATAAAATTATGTATCACTGTCAGTTATTTCGCGATAACGAGAACACAGGTGACTTGATCCTTGACAACAACGACTTAGAACGTGAAAGAGGTATTACCATTACTTCAAAAAACGTTTCTGTTGTATACAAGGGAACAAAAATCAATATTATTGACACTCCTGGTCACGCCGATTTTGGTGGTGAAGTAGAGCGTGTATTAAATATGGCTGACGGAGTTTGTTTACTAGTAGATGCCTTTGAAGGACCAATGCCACAAACGCGTTTTGTTTTGCAAAAAGCAATTGATTTAGGTTTGAAACCATGTGTGGTTATTAATAAAGTAGACAAAGAAAACTGTACTCCAGAAGAAGTTCATGAGAAAGTTTTCGACTTAATGTTTGAACTAGGTGCTACCGAAGAACAATTGGATTTCCCAACCGTTTACGGATCAGCTAAAAATAACTGGATGTCTGATGATTTCAGAAACCAAACTGAAAACATCGAACCATTATTAGATATGGTAATCAGTAATGTTCCAGCTCCAAAAGTTTCTGAAGGAACTCCACAAATGTTGATTACTTCATTAGATTTCTCTTCTTTTACAGGACGTATCGCTATTGGTCGTTTGGAAAGAGGTGTTTTAAAGGAAGGAATGCCAATTTCTTTATGTAAAAGAGATGGTTCAGTATTAAAATCTAGAATTAAAGAATTACATACTTTTGAAGGTCTTGGACGTAAAAAGGTAACTGAAGTTGTAGCAGGTGATATTTGCGCAATTATTGGTGTGGAAGGATTTGAAATTGGTGACACAATCGCCGATAATGAAAATCCAGAAGCGTTACAAACTATTGCGATTGATGAACCTACAATGAGTATGTTGTTTACAATTAACGACTCACCATTTTTTGGTAAAGAAGGAAAATTTGTAACATCTCGTCATATCCGTGAAAGATTAACTAAAGAATTAGAGAAAAACTTAGCTATGAAGTTAGGAGAAACTGATTCAGCTGATAAATTTATGGTTTTTGGTCGTGGTGTATTACACTTGTCTGTTCTTATTGAAACTATGAGAAGAGAAGGATATGAGTTGCAAATCGGTCAACCACAAGTTATCATCAAAGAAATTGATGGTAAAAAATGTGAGCCTATTGAAGAATTAACCATTGATTTACCAGAATCACTTTCAGGAAGAGCAGTAGAGTTTGTAACTTTACGTAAAGGGGAAATGTTGAGTATGGAAACCAAGGGGGAACGTATGATTATAAAATTTAATATTCCATCTCGTGGAATTATTGGATTGCGTAACCAATTGTTAACTGCTACGGCAGGTGAAGCAATTATGTCACATCGTTTTATAGGGTACGAACCTTTCAAAGGAGAAATTTCTGGACGTAATAAAGGATCTTTAATTTCAATGGAAAAAGGAAAAGCAATTCCTTATTCTATCGATAAATTACAGGATCGTGGTAAATTCTTTGTAGAACCAAATGCTGAAATATACGAAGGTCAGGTAATTGGAGAAAATTCTCGTGGTGATGATATGTGTGTCAATGTAACCAAAGAGAAAAAACAATCTAACGTTCGTTCTTCAGGTAATGATGAAAAAGCGAGAATTATTCCGCCAATCATTTTCTCTCTTGAAGAAGCGTTGGAATACATTCAAAAAGATGAATACGTTGAGGTTACTCCAAAAAGTATTCGTTTAAGAAAAATTTATTTGACAGAAACAGATAGAAAAAGATTCAAAATCTAA
- the rpsT gene encoding 30S ribosomal protein S20 — protein sequence MANHKSALKRIRSNEKKRVLNRYQHKTTRNAIKAIRLATDKADASSKLSAVISMIDKLAKKNIIHDNKASNLKSKLTKHVAKL from the coding sequence ATGGCAAATCATAAGTCAGCTTTAAAAAGAATTAGAAGTAACGAAAAGAAAAGAGTATTAAACAGATACCAACACAAAACTACTCGTAACGCTATTAAAGCAATTCGTTTAGCTACAGATAAAGCGGATGCTTCATCTAAATTATCTGCTGTAATCTCTATGATTGACAAGTTAGCTAAGAAAAATATCATTCATGATAATAAAGCATCTAACTTGAAATCTAAGTTAACTAAACACGTTGCTAAATTGTAA